From Psychroflexus torquis ATCC 700755, the proteins below share one genomic window:
- a CDS encoding OstA-like protein, whose amino-acid sequence MKYLIVLVSFLLFVNISYSQHGKKIDYTSDRTRVDEVNYPGAFILSKVNNQVYFLHDGIEVWCDRAIFYQTDDFFRAFGNVRMKQGDTVNMTSKYAEYNGYTQFAFASEDVVLTTPSNRLTTDSLFFNRLKQEAFYRSGGAVKDSASTITSVIGRYFMNQEKFSFRKDVKVRNPEYDIDSDYLDFYSEKGHAFLYGPSTITSETSTVFCERGFYDTRKDNGFFVKNSKIDYENRLLEGDSIYFDRPTGFASATNNIKVTDTVNQSVIKGHYAEVFRMKDSLFITKNPLAAIKQEQDSVFIASDTLMVTGKTGNRDIRAFYDARLYKSDLSGKADSIHSNEATGLTKLIRDPILWSGESQITGDTIHLISNTETEQLDSLKVFYNAFMIQKDSIDGYNQIKGKELFGLFKNNEIYEVNIIRNTESLFFLRDDTSDLLGINKSISAKIKILFEKQEISDVYYYNEVDSQTHPSSMFPENARKLKDFSWRGDERLMSKADLFKGRDSLVLTKIKGLEDPDIYGDFFEGIRELNSNSNLEKADLKPSNTGKVPEDKKLPLRKIKAVKIDDEK is encoded by the coding sequence TTGAAATACCTTATAGTTTTAGTATCTTTTTTGCTTTTTGTAAACATTTCGTATTCTCAACACGGAAAAAAAATAGATTACACTAGCGATAGAACTCGTGTGGATGAAGTGAACTATCCGGGTGCTTTTATCTTATCGAAAGTCAATAATCAGGTTTACTTTCTTCATGACGGTATTGAGGTTTGGTGCGATCGAGCTATTTTTTATCAAACGGACGACTTTTTTAGAGCTTTTGGGAATGTAAGAATGAAGCAGGGCGATACGGTTAATATGACTAGTAAGTATGCCGAGTATAACGGATATACCCAATTTGCCTTTGCTAGTGAAGATGTTGTATTAACTACACCTAGTAATAGACTCACGACAGATTCCTTGTTTTTCAACAGACTTAAGCAAGAGGCTTTTTACAGAAGTGGTGGAGCTGTAAAGGATTCAGCATCTACTATTACAAGCGTGATAGGTAGATATTTTATGAATCAAGAAAAATTTTCGTTTCGGAAAGATGTTAAAGTTAGAAATCCAGAGTATGATATTGACTCAGATTATTTAGATTTTTATTCTGAGAAAGGCCATGCTTTTTTGTATGGTCCTTCTACGATAACAAGCGAAACGAGTACAGTGTTTTGCGAGAGAGGATTTTATGATACGCGAAAGGATAATGGTTTTTTTGTCAAAAATTCAAAAATAGATTACGAAAATAGATTGCTAGAAGGGGATAGTATTTATTTTGATAGGCCTACTGGATTCGCTTCTGCAACCAACAATATTAAAGTCACCGACACGGTGAATCAATCGGTTATAAAAGGTCATTATGCGGAGGTATTTAGGATGAAGGATTCGCTATTCATTACAAAAAATCCACTCGCCGCTATAAAACAAGAGCAGGATTCAGTCTTTATAGCAAGTGATACACTTATGGTTACAGGAAAGACTGGAAATAGAGATATTCGTGCTTTTTATGATGCTAGATTGTATAAATCGGATTTGAGTGGGAAAGCAGATTCTATACATAGTAACGAAGCCACTGGACTCACTAAATTGATTCGAGATCCAATTCTGTGGTCAGGTGAAAGTCAAATTACTGGAGATACCATTCATTTAATCAGTAATACAGAGACGGAACAATTAGATTCTCTTAAGGTTTTTTATAATGCGTTTATGATCCAAAAAGACTCCATAGACGGCTATAATCAAATTAAGGGGAAGGAACTTTTTGGATTATTTAAGAATAACGAAATCTATGAAGTTAATATCATTCGAAATACAGAATCCTTATTCTTTTTGAGGGATGATACCTCTGATCTTTTAGGCATTAACAAATCGATCTCGGCTAAAATTAAAATTTTATTCGAAAAACAAGAAATCTCAGATGTCTACTATTACAATGAGGTGGATTCCCAAACGCATCCAAGTTCTATGTTTCCAGAAAATGCAAGAAAATTAAAAGACTTTAGTTGGAGAGGAGATGAGCGGCTGATGAGTAAAGCGGACTTGTTTAAAGGGAGAGATAGTTTGGTTTTAACTAAAATAAAGGGTCTAGAAGATCCTGATATTTACGGTGACTTTTTTGAAGGAATAAGAGAGTTAAACTCAAATTCAAATTTAGAAAAAGCGGACTTAAAACCCTCAAATACAGGTAAAGTTCCGGAGGATAAAAAATTGCCCTTAAGAAAAATAAAAGCTGTAAAAATAGATGATGAAAAGTGA
- a CDS encoding NADP-dependent glyceraldehyde-3-phosphate dehydrogenase, with translation MLNTNLDTIDSLLHQNTYLDNGKLVNWDGKMDEVYSTISTSSEYKPTLLGTVPHMDEPTALAVLNSAVNAYDKGKGQWPTMRVKDRIECMKSFVEHMQTKRTEVVKLLMWEIGKTLPDSEKEFDRTVQYIYDTIDNYKQLDRDSAKFEKTDGINAHIRRGPLGLVLCLGPYNYPLNETFALLIPALIMGNTAVFKPAKFGVLLLSPLLEAFQKSFPAGVINVIYGRGREVAVPIMKTGKIDVLALIGHSTSAIALQDQHPYKNRLRLILGLEAKNPAIILPDADLDLAIEECLNGSLSYNGQRCTALKIIYVHDDIKDEFNKRFSKRVDELKFGQPWEEGVKLTPLPEPNKPAYIKELIEDAKEKGAKILNKKGGTVTDNYIYPAVLYPVNESMRVYQEEQFGPVVPIKSFNDIQELLDEIAKSNYGQQVSLFGKNVDTLAPLIDVLVNLVCRVNLNSSCQRGPDVLPFTGRKDSAVGTLSVHDALRSFSIRTFLASKDNPHNNDIIRKLLESKTSNFVSTDYLL, from the coding sequence ATGTTAAATACAAATTTAGATACAATTGATTCATTACTTCATCAAAATACATATTTAGATAACGGTAAACTAGTCAACTGGGATGGAAAGATGGATGAGGTATATTCAACAATTTCTACGAGTTCAGAATACAAGCCAACCTTACTTGGTACTGTCCCTCATATGGATGAGCCAACAGCCTTGGCAGTTTTAAATTCGGCTGTGAATGCCTACGATAAAGGAAAAGGACAGTGGCCAACCATGCGCGTAAAAGATAGAATTGAATGTATGAAATCCTTTGTGGAGCATATGCAAACCAAACGAACTGAAGTTGTAAAACTACTGATGTGGGAAATAGGAAAAACGCTACCAGATTCAGAAAAAGAATTTGATAGGACTGTTCAGTATATTTATGACACAATAGATAATTACAAACAGCTGGACAGGGATAGTGCCAAGTTTGAGAAAACAGATGGGATCAACGCTCATATTAGAAGAGGACCGCTCGGTTTGGTTCTATGTTTAGGACCTTACAATTATCCATTGAATGAAACTTTTGCTTTGCTTATCCCAGCTCTGATTATGGGAAATACTGCTGTTTTTAAACCTGCCAAGTTCGGAGTTCTTTTATTATCTCCTTTGCTAGAGGCTTTTCAAAAAAGTTTCCCTGCCGGAGTTATAAATGTAATTTATGGAAGAGGGAGAGAAGTTGCAGTTCCCATCATGAAAACAGGTAAGATTGATGTTTTAGCACTTATAGGACACTCAACTTCTGCCATTGCTCTTCAGGATCAACATCCTTACAAAAATAGATTGAGGCTTATACTCGGTTTAGAAGCCAAAAATCCAGCTATTATTCTTCCAGATGCAGATTTAGACTTAGCTATTGAAGAGTGTCTTAATGGATCATTATCTTATAATGGACAGCGCTGTACAGCCCTTAAAATCATATATGTCCATGATGATATTAAGGATGAGTTTAATAAACGATTTTCAAAACGAGTGGATGAGCTTAAGTTTGGTCAGCCTTGGGAAGAAGGCGTAAAATTGACACCACTTCCAGAGCCAAACAAACCCGCTTATATTAAGGAGTTAATCGAGGATGCCAAAGAAAAAGGAGCTAAGATTCTCAATAAAAAAGGAGGAACTGTTACCGATAATTATATTTATCCTGCGGTATTATACCCCGTCAACGAATCTATGCGTGTTTATCAAGAAGAGCAATTTGGCCCTGTGGTGCCTATAAAATCCTTTAATGATATACAAGAACTGTTGGATGAAATAGCAAAATCTAATTATGGACAGCAGGTCAGTTTATTTGGCAAAAATGTCGATACCCTTGCACCGCTCATAGATGTATTGGTAAATTTGGTATGTAGAGTCAACTTAAATAGCTCTTGCCAACGAGGACCTGATGTTTTACCATTTACTGGGCGTAAGGATTCTGCAGTCGGAACTTTGAGTGTTCATGATGCCTTAAGGTCATTTTCTATAAGAACTTTTTTAGCATCAAAAGACAACCCTCATAATAATGATATTATTCGTAAACTTTTGGAAAGTAAAACGTCCAACTTTGTGAGTACAGATTATCTTCTTTAA